Proteins encoded within one genomic window of Bacillus thuringiensis:
- the nadD gene encoding nicotinate-nucleotide adenylyltransferase gives MRKIGIIGGTFDPPHYGHLLIANEVYHALNLEEVWFLPNQIPPHKQGRNITSVENRLQMLELATEAEEHFSICLEELSRKGPSYTYDTMLQLTKKHPDVQFHFIIGGDMVEYLPKWYNIEALLNLVTFVGVARPGYTLRTPYPITTVEIPEFAVSSSLLRERYKEKKTCKYLLPEKVQVYIERNGLYES, from the coding sequence TTGAGGAAAATTGGCATCATTGGCGGTACATTTGATCCGCCACATTATGGGCATTTGCTAATTGCAAATGAAGTATATCACGCTTTGAATTTAGAAGAAGTATGGTTCTTACCGAACCAAATTCCACCGCATAAACAAGGGCGGAATATTACAAGTGTAGAAAATCGCTTACAAATGTTAGAGCTTGCGACTGAGGCAGAGGAACATTTTTCTATTTGTTTAGAAGAGCTAAGCAGGAAGGGCCCATCTTATACGTATGACACTATGTTACAATTGACGAAGAAGCATCCGGATGTGCAGTTTCACTTTATTATTGGTGGAGATATGGTTGAGTATTTACCGAAGTGGTATAACATTGAAGCGTTACTTAACCTTGTAACGTTTGTTGGGGTTGCAAGACCTGGTTATACATTGCGTACACCTTATCCTATCACTACTGTGGAAATTCCGGAGTTTGCAGTTTCTTCATCTTTATTGCGTGAGAGATATAAAGAGAAGAAAACATGTAAATATTTACTTCCTGAAAAAGTACAGGTATATATCGAGAGGAATGGGTTGTATGAATCGTGA
- the yhbY gene encoding ribosome assembly RNA-binding protein YhbY, with protein sequence MLTGKQKRFLRAQAHHLTPIFQVGKGGVNENMIKQIADTLEARELFKVSVLQNCEFDRREVAEELAKGARAEIVQVIGSTIVLYKESRENKQIKLPR encoded by the coding sequence ATGTTAACAGGAAAACAAAAAAGATTTTTACGTGCACAAGCACATCATTTAACACCAATTTTTCAAGTAGGAAAAGGTGGAGTAAATGAAAACATGATTAAACAAATCGCAGATACTTTAGAAGCTCGTGAGTTATTTAAAGTAAGTGTGCTACAAAACTGTGAATTCGATCGTCGTGAAGTTGCAGAAGAACTTGCAAAAGGCGCACGTGCTGAAATCGTTCAAGTAATTGGAAGTACAATCGTTTTATACAAAGAATCTAGAGAAAATAAGCAAATTAAGCTTCCTCGATAA